AGGGGTTCGCAGATGCCGAGCGGTCCGGTCTGCCAGCGGCGGTTGACGGCCGGGGACTCCCAGGCGGGCCGGGGGGCGCGGCGGGAGTCCCACTGGGCGGGGCCGCCGTGCGGGCGCAGCCGGATCCAGCCCTGCTCGGGGTCGCCGAGGGCGAAGAGGGAGCCGTCTGCGGTGCGGGCGAGTTCGCCGTCGGGGACGAGGACCTCGCGGCCGAGCCGGTCGGCCAGCCACTGCCCGACGGGGCGGGGTTCCTCGGGTGAGCCGGGGGCGGTCAGCAGGCGGATGCCGCCGGGGTGGCGGGCCAGGCTGCGGGCGAGCGGTTCCCAGGAGGTGAGGGGCTGGCGTTCGGGGACGTCGAGGACGACCAGGCGGTGGTCGGGGTCGTGGGCGAGGCTCTCGGCGAAGGTCCGGGCCTGCCAGGGCCCGCCGGCGGGGGTGTCGCCGGACCGGGCCGCGGCGGGGCGGGAGGTCTGCCGGGGGCGGACCAGGAGGGTGTGACGGGCGGTCAGGCACTCCAGCTCGGGTGCTGCGGACGGGGTGCGACCGAAGGGGTTTCGCATCTCACTGACCTCCAGTGCCGGTGGGGGCGGCCGAGGCCGCGGCGGGGACCGGAGCGCCCGCCGCGGCGGCGAGCAGGGGCCCGGTCGGCAGCGCGTCCAGCACGGCCGGCGGTACGGGCTGCGCGGTGGCCCGCCCGTAGCCGAGGGCTCCGGCGGCGGCGTCGTCGGCGAGCGGGTACTTCCGGCCCTGGTCGGTGATCAGGTAGCGCCGGGGCCGCCGGTCGCCGCCGGGGGGCTGGAGTTCGGTGGCGTAGACGCCGTGGCCGGGCGGGACCAGGACGGCGCGTCCGGAGGTGTCGGCGGTGTCGCGGAGCACCACGGTGGTGGCGGTGCTGCCGCCGGTGGCGCGCTGCCGGACGCACAGCCGGCCGCGGTCGCCCTGCCAGACGGGGGCGGCGGCCAGGTCGGGGATGCGGTCGAGCAGGCCGGTGTCGGCGGAGGAGGGGGCGGCGGCGATCTCGGCGGTGCCGAGTTCGGTGGCCTCGGGCCGGCCGGGGTCGGCCTGGAGCAGGGCGAACTCGGTGCGGGAGACGGGGGCGAGGCCGTCGGTCCGCAGGACGAAGTGCTGGCGCCCGTCGGCGGGCCCGGTCCGGTACAGCCGGCCGACCTCGGCAGGCCGGCCGGCGACCGGCGGCCCGGGCCGGCCGTTGCCGGGGATCTCGGCGGCGGCGAGCGGGGTGCCGGTGGGCAGGGCGGCGAGCCAGCCGGCGGGTGCCTTGACCGGGCTCTGGTTGCCGAGGCCGAGGGCGACCAGCGCGGCGCGGCCGGCGACGGGGTACTTGACGCTGTTCCACAGCACGTAGGCGGTGCCGTCGGGGCCGGTGAGCAGGACGCGGTGGCCGTCGTCGAGCGGGCTGCCGGGGCGGGGGGCGAGGTCGGCCTGGACGGTGTCCTCGGCGGCGGGGGTGAGGCAGAGGTTCCACGGGCCGGTGAGCAGGTCGGCGGGCCGGGGCAGGGTGTCGGGGGCGTCGGGGGTGCCGACGGGGGCGCCGTGCGGGACGCCGTCGAGCGAGTTGCGGGAGACCAGGCGGACCTTGGCGCCCGGTCCGGCGCCGAGCTGGGCGGAGGCGAGGTTCGCGGTGGGGCGCAGCACCCCGCCGATCAGCAGGTACCGGTTGCCGGTCTCCTTCTCGACGATGATGGTGCCGGGCCTGCGCCAGGCGGTGTCGCCGCCGGGGCTGATCAGGCCGTAGAGGGCGAAGCCGCCCACCAGCAGCAGGCCGGCGGCGAGTCCGGCGGCGGCGCCGAGGTCGGCGCGGCGCAGCGGGGCCTCGCCGGTGCCGGGGTCGCCGGTGGCGAGGGCGCTGGACAGCCGGTGGGTGGAGAAGCGGTAGGCGTGGACGTGGTCGCGTCGGCTCTGCATCGGTCCTCCCTCAGCCGGCCAGCGTGCGGACGTAGCCGTACACGTGGAGGAGTTGGAGCAGGAGCGGGACGAGCAGGACGGCGGTCCAGGTGTCCAGCAGGTCCCCGGCGTGGCCCCAGACCGGGCGGGGCGGCGGGCCGGGGCGGCGGCCGGCGGCGAGCAGCAGGGCGAGGGCGGCGGCGGTCAGCAGGAGGAGGACGGCGGCCCGCAGCAGGGGGTGGCCGTGGTCGGCCCGGGCGAGCAGGACCAGGGCGGGGGCGAGGGTGCCGGCGACGGCGGCGGGGACGCGCTGCCAGGGGCCGGGCAGGGTGCGAGCGCGGAGCAGGGCGGTGGCGCCGAGGGTGGTGGCGAGGGCGGGGCCGGCCCAGCCGGGTTCGCGGGCGAGCAGCAGGCAGGCGAGGGTGACCACGGTGCCGACGGCGACCGAGGCGGCGCCGAGGAGGGCGTCGGCGGTCCGGGTGCGGGCGGTGGTCCTGCCGGCCGGTTCGGGTTCGATGTCCTGTTGCAGTTCCTCGGCGCTGCGCGGCAGTTGGGGGACGCGCAGGCGGGCGGCGCGGAGCGCGAGGCGCAGTCCGGGGCTGGCCGCGAGCAGGGCGGCGACGGCGAGCAGGGCGGCGGCGCGGGTGGCGTCCAGGTCGAGGGCGGCGGCGAGCAGGGCTCCGAGGACGGCGGCGAGTCCGGTGGCGGCGGCGCTGCCGAGGACGCGGGTGGGCAGGCGGCGGCCGAGCAGCAGCGCGGCGGTGGCCGTGGTGGCGGCGGCGAGCCCGGCGAGGGCGAGGTCGCCGCGGCCGGGGGTGAGCACGGCTGCGCCGCCGTGCCGGGCGGTGGCGCCGGCGAGGGCGGCCAGCAGGATGCCGCCGAGGCCGGCGGTCAGGGCGGCGGCCCGGGGGTCGGGCCGCAGGCGGCTGGTGAGCACGCAGCCGGCGGTCAGGGCGACGGCGCCGACCGCGGAGTACCCGGCGGCGGCGCGACCCGGTTCGACGGCGGGGACGGCGGCGGCGAGCAGCCCGATGAGCGCGGCGCCGAGGCCGGTGAGCAGCCGTCGTGTCAGGTCGGGCCGCCAGCGCTCGGCCGGGGTGCCGATCACCTCGGCGACGCCCTCGGCGATGTCGTCGAAGTGGACCTCGGCGAGCGGGGAGGCGGCCGGGCGCAGGTGGAGGACGTCGCCGTCGCGCAGGTCGAGGGTCTCGGGGGTGCCGTCCGGGTCGAGGGGTGCCTCGCCGAGGCGTTGCAGCACCCAGCCGCCGCGGTGGGCCTCGGGTCCGGCGACGTGGCGGAGCAGCACCGGGAGCAGTCCGGCGAGGGTCACCGTGGCCGGTACGGCGAGGTCGGCCCGGCCGGTGGGGCCCGCGACGGTGAGCCGGCGGACGTCGTGCCCGGCGGCCGCGGTCGTGCTCGGGGTGGTCATGCTGCTCCTGGGATGCGAGGGGTGGCGTGCGGAAGCGGGGGTCACCTGCGACGAGGGACCCGCGCGGAGGGGTTCGGTGGAAACCGTGCGGGGCGCGGTGCGGGGCCGGGTGGCCCGGTCAGCGCGCGGCGGGCGCCGGGCCGGCGGCCCGGACGAGCCCGGTCTGGACGAGTCTGACGCCGCGTCGGGTGACCAGCTGGGCCCGGCCGCAGGGCAGGGTGCGGGGCTTGGCCTCGCCGAGGAACCTGCCCTCCTCGTTGGGGTAGGACAGCAGCAGCGCGGGGCTGCCCAGTTCCCACATGCGGCGCAGCAGCGGGTCCATCATGGCCCGGACGGCTCCGGAGGTGCTGCGGGCGACCACCAGGTGCAGGCCGATGTGGACGCCCTGGGCGAGGTACGGGACCAGGGCGGCGAGCGGGCCGCCGACGGCGGTGCCGGTGGTGAACAGGTCGTAGTCGTCGACGACGACGAACAGGTCGGGGCCCTCCCACCAGTCCCGCCGGTGGAGGTGTTCGGGGGTGATGTCGGGTCCGGGCAGCCGGCGGTGCATGGAGACGGCGGCGCTGTTGGCGAGGGCGGCCAGGGCGTCGGTCTCCACGGCGTAGCCGACCCGGTAGGGCTCGGGGACGGCCTCCAGCAGGGCCCGGCCGGGGTCGGCGAGCAGGATCTTCGCCTGGTCGGGGGTGTGGTGGCCGGTGATCGAGCGCAGGACCAGCCGCAGCGCGTTGGTCTTGCCGGTCTCGCCGTCGCCGAACACCGACAGGTGCGGGGTGTGGGCGAAGTCGTGCCAGACCGGCTGGAGCCGCTGCTCGTCCCAGCCGAGGCAGATCCGGGGGCCGGGCTGGGGGGCGGGCAGCAGGTCGGCGGGCAGTTCGGTGGGCAGCAGGCGGACGCCGGGAGCGGCCGGGCCGGTGCGGAAGGCGGCGATCTCGGCGACGGCGGCGCGGGTGGCCCCGGCGAGGTCGGCGGGGTCGGTGGAGCCGTCCAGCCGGGGCAGGGCGGAGCGGAAGTGGTGGCCGGAGCCGACCAGGCCGCGGCCGGGCTGCTGCGGGACGCCGGCGGCGGCGCGGCTGCCGACCTCGGACTCCAGGGGGTCGCCGAGGCGCAGTTCCATCCGGGTGCCGATGAGGTCGCGCAGCCGGGGCCTGATCTCCGACCAGCGAACCGCGGAGACCACCAGGTGGACGCCGAACGCCAGGCCCCGGGCGGCGAGTTCGGCGATGCGGTCGTCGAGTTCCTCGAAGTCCTGGCGGAGCGTGGCCAGGCCGTCCACGACCAGGAACACATCCCCGTACGGGGAGTCGACCGCGCCGCGGGCGCGCTGCTCGCGGTAGGCGGCCATGGACTCCAGGCCGCGGTCGGCGAAGAGCTGTTCGCGGACCTCCAGCAGCTGGGCGACCTCCTCGACGGTGCGCAGCACGCGGTCGCGGTCGAGCCGGCCGGCGATCGAGCCGACGTGCGGCAGGCCGCCGACGGAAGCCAGGCCGCCGCCGAGGTCGAGGCAGTAGAACTGCGCCTCGGCCGGGGTGTGGGTGAGGGCGAGGGCGAGCATCAGGGTGCGCAGCAGGGTGGACTTGCCGGTCTGCGGGCCGCCGACCACGGCGGCGTGGCCGTCGGCGCCGGACAGGTCGGCCTCCAGCAGGTCGCGCAGCTGCTCGGAGGGGCGGTCGACCACGCCGAGCGGGACGCGCAGGGCGCCGTGCCGGGCGGGTTCGGGGGCGGCCATGCCGCGGTCCGGGTCGGGCACGATGCCGGGCAGCAGCTGGTCCAGGCTGGGCGAGGAGTCGAGCGGGGGCAGCCAGACCTGGCGGGCCGGCGGGCCGGCGTCCACCAGGCGGTCGATCAGGACGTCCAGCAGGCTGGGGCCGTCCTCGGCCGGGCCGTCCGGCCGCTCCGGGGTGGCGGGCGCGGGGTCGGCGGCGAGGGCGGGCCCGGCGGGGGCCGGGTCGGCGGGCGGCAGCAGCCGGAACGGGACCACCTCGCCGGCCGCACGGGCGCTCTCCGCGCCGGGGTCGGCGGGGGCCGGGGCGGCGGGGCAGGGCCCGGAGACGTACGCGGCCTTGAAGCGCACCAGGTTGGTGGTGTCCACCCGCAGGTAGCCGTGGCCGGGGGCGGAGGGCAGCTCGTAGGCGCTGGAGGTGCCGATGACGCTGCGGGACTCCATGGAGGAGAAGGTGCGCAGCGCGATCCGGTAGGAGAGGTGGCCCTCGACCCGGTTGATCCGGCCCTCGTCCAGGCGCTGGGAGGCGAGCAGCAGGTGGATGCCGAGGCTGCGGCCGACCCGGCCGATCATGACGAACAGTTCGGCGAAGTCCGGTTTGGAGGCGAGCAGTTCGGAGAACTCGTCGACCACGATGAGCAGGCTGGGCAGCGGGGCGAGGCGGGCTCCGGCCAGACGGGCCCGCTCGTAGTCGAACAGCGAGGAGTGGCCGGCGTCGCGGAGGAGTTCCTGGCGGCGGATGACCTCGCCGGTGAGCGAGTCCTGCATCCGGTCGACCAGGGGCAGTTCGTCGGCCAGGTTGGTGATCACGGCGGAGGTGTGCGGGAGGCGGTCCATGCCGAGGAAGGTGGCGCCGCCCTTGAAGTCGACCAGGACCAGGTTGAGCACCTCGGAGGAGTGGGTGGCGGCCAGGCCGACCACCAGGGTGCGCAGCAGCTCGCTCTTGCCGGAGCCGGTGGCGCCGATCAGCAGGCCGTGCGGGCCCATACCGCCCTGGGCGGACTCCTTGAGGTCGAGCTCGACCACCTCGCCGTCCTCGGTGACGCCGATCGGGACGGTGAGCCGGGCCTGCTGGGCCTGGCGGCGGCGCCAGAGCGCGGCGACGTCCGCGGTGTGCGGGTCGCGGAGGCCGAGCAGGGTGGTGAGCTCGAAGTCGCTCTCCAGCGGCTTGTCGAGCAGGTCGACGGTGCCGCCGGTGCGCCGCGGGGCGAGGGTGCGGGCGAGCTGTTCGGCGCCGGCGGCGGTCAGCCCGTCCACGGTGGCGGTGGCGGTGGCGGCGCCGCGGGGGAAGGAGACCTGCCCGTCCTCGACGGTCAGCCGCAGCACCCGGGGTCCGCCGGGCAGGGCGCCGGTGGCGTCCAGCAGGACGGCGCAGCGGACGCCGTCGGCGAGCAGCCGGGAGGCGGGCGGCAGGGGCGCGCCGTCGGCGACGATCACGGTGAACGGTTCGGTGACGCCCGGGACGGCGGCCCGGTCGTGGTCGGGGCGG
The window above is part of the Kitasatospora sp. HUAS MG31 genome. Proteins encoded here:
- the eccB gene encoding type VII secretion protein EccB, with the translated sequence MQSRRDHVHAYRFSTHRLSSALATGDPGTGEAPLRRADLGAAAGLAAGLLLVGGFALYGLISPGGDTAWRRPGTIIVEKETGNRYLLIGGVLRPTANLASAQLGAGPGAKVRLVSRNSLDGVPHGAPVGTPDAPDTLPRPADLLTGPWNLCLTPAAEDTVQADLAPRPGSPLDDGHRVLLTGPDGTAYVLWNSVKYPVAGRAALVALGLGNQSPVKAPAGWLAALPTGTPLAAAEIPGNGRPGPPVAGRPAEVGRLYRTGPADGRQHFVLRTDGLAPVSRTEFALLQADPGRPEATELGTAEIAAAPSSADTGLLDRIPDLAAAPVWQGDRGRLCVRQRATGGSTATTVVLRDTADTSGRAVLVPPGHGVYATELQPPGGDRRPRRYLITDQGRKYPLADDAAAGALGYGRATAQPVPPAVLDALPTGPLLAAAAGAPVPAAASAAPTGTGGQ
- the eccD gene encoding type VII secretion integral membrane protein EccD — its product is MTTPSTTAAAGHDVRRLTVAGPTGRADLAVPATVTLAGLLPVLLRHVAGPEAHRGGWVLQRLGEAPLDPDGTPETLDLRDGDVLHLRPAASPLAEVHFDDIAEGVAEVIGTPAERWRPDLTRRLLTGLGAALIGLLAAAVPAVEPGRAAAGYSAVGAVALTAGCVLTSRLRPDPRAAALTAGLGGILLAALAGATARHGGAAVLTPGRGDLALAGLAAATTATAALLLGRRLPTRVLGSAAATGLAAVLGALLAAALDLDATRAAALLAVAALLAASPGLRLALRAARLRVPQLPRSAEELQQDIEPEPAGRTTARTRTADALLGAASVAVGTVVTLACLLLAREPGWAGPALATTLGATALLRARTLPGPWQRVPAAVAGTLAPALVLLARADHGHPLLRAAVLLLLTAAALALLLAAGRRPGPPPRPVWGHAGDLLDTWTAVLLVPLLLQLLHVYGYVRTLAG
- the eccCa gene encoding type VII secretion protein EccCa, translated to MTPEPATVRRSPRAEGPPLPSGRVELAEPPVLGEPAAADLGSVLLYLPMGLGTTAMVLMFSTSDGSPSTYLMSGMMGVAMASMTLGQLGRAGGERKRRIRAERRDYLRYLAQLRRQARTAAAEQRAAVEWDHPRPGQLPTLALGPRLWERRPGHEDFAQVRIGVGTRRAALEFAPPRTRPVEDLEPLAAVSLRRFTRAVRTVPGIPVTVGLRQFSRVELTGDRPGVLGLLRAVLGQLATLHSPDELRIALLADPAAQQDWDWLKWLPHTAHPQREDATGRLRLAAADHDGLLDLLGPEFADRPDHDRAAVPGVTEPFTVIVADGAPLPPASRLLADGVRCAVLLDATGALPGGPRVLRLTVEDGQVSFPRGAATATATVDGLTAAGAEQLARTLAPRRTGGTVDLLDKPLESDFELTTLLGLRDPHTADVAALWRRRQAQQARLTVPIGVTEDGEVVELDLKESAQGGMGPHGLLIGATGSGKSELLRTLVVGLAATHSSEVLNLVLVDFKGGATFLGMDRLPHTSAVITNLADELPLVDRMQDSLTGEVIRRQELLRDAGHSSLFDYERARLAGARLAPLPSLLIVVDEFSELLASKPDFAELFVMIGRVGRSLGIHLLLASQRLDEGRINRVEGHLSYRIALRTFSSMESRSVIGTSSAYELPSAPGHGYLRVDTTNLVRFKAAYVSGPCPAAPAPADPGAESARAAGEVVPFRLLPPADPAPAGPALAADPAPATPERPDGPAEDGPSLLDVLIDRLVDAGPPARQVWLPPLDSSPSLDQLLPGIVPDPDRGMAAPEPARHGALRVPLGVVDRPSEQLRDLLEADLSGADGHAAVVGGPQTGKSTLLRTLMLALALTHTPAEAQFYCLDLGGGLASVGGLPHVGSIAGRLDRDRVLRTVEEVAQLLEVREQLFADRGLESMAAYREQRARGAVDSPYGDVFLVVDGLATLRQDFEELDDRIAELAARGLAFGVHLVVSAVRWSEIRPRLRDLIGTRMELRLGDPLESEVGSRAAAGVPQQPGRGLVGSGHHFRSALPRLDGSTDPADLAGATRAAVAEIAAFRTGPAAPGVRLLPTELPADLLPAPQPGPRICLGWDEQRLQPVWHDFAHTPHLSVFGDGETGKTNALRLVLRSITGHHTPDQAKILLADPGRALLEAVPEPYRVGYAVETDALAALANSAAVSMHRRLPGPDITPEHLHRRDWWEGPDLFVVVDDYDLFTTGTAVGGPLAALVPYLAQGVHIGLHLVVARSTSGAVRAMMDPLLRRMWELGSPALLLSYPNEEGRFLGEAKPRTLPCGRAQLVTRRGVRLVQTGLVRAAGPAPAAR